The Vulpes vulpes isolate BD-2025 chromosome 8, VulVul3, whole genome shotgun sequence genome has a window encoding:
- the MRPL33 gene encoding large ribosomal subunit protein bL33m isoform X1: MNSVTGGGGPEDLYGGRGLGQLPTSSSGTRCVPRKHLFVERLWARFGDRAGVVTMFLSAVTFAKSKSKTILVKMLSQAGTGYSFNTKRSRLREKLTLLHYDPIEENVLEQWTAWLSAHLLNTLQARMLMFALGPAPLPK; this comes from the exons ATGAACTCAGTCACCGGTGGGGGAGGGCCTGAAGATTTATATGGGGGGCGTGGCCTCGGGCAGCTCCCGACGTCCTCTTCCGGGACAAGGTGTGTGCCCCGGAAGCACTTGTTTGTTGAGCGACTTTGGGCCCGTTTCGGAGACCGCGCGGGTGTTGTCACCATGTTCCTGTCCGCGGTCACCT TTGCCAAGAGCAAGTCAAA aaCCATTCTGGTGAAAATGCTGAGCCAAGCTGGAACAGGTTACTCCTTCAACACTAAGAGAAGCCGACTACGGGAGAAACTCACTCTCTTACATTATGACCCAATTG AAGAGAATGTTCTGGAACAGTGGACTGCTTGGCTTTCTGCCCACCTCCTGAATACCCTGCAGGCCAGAATGTTGATGTTCGCCTTGGGGCCTGCCCCATTGCCCAAG